GGTGTACCCGATTCGCCCGACAAAGCAACACCCAACAGCAAACAGGCCACTGCTAATTATGTAGGAACACCCACTACCTGGGTATTTGCCACTGCCCGTACCCGGGAGGCTGTTGTTGATGCGCTTACCAATGGAAGGGTTTCTGTTAGCGCCAATCCCTTTGCACCGCGAATTGAATTTTATGCCGATCTTAACCAGGATGGCAAAATGGATATGATGATGGGTGACAATACGATCCCCACCGGTAAACCTGCCAAATTCATAGTGAGGTTAACTGGCAAAACAGTAGCAGACTCAACCTATACCATCAGCGTAGTTAAGAATGGCGACCCATTTGGCACGTATAAAACAACCGGTAAAAATCCTATGATCGAATTTACCGATACGCCGGCAACACAAGGCCGAACCTATTACCGCGTTGTGGTAGAAGGGCCTTCAACACCTTATCCGCAGGTACCCGTATCACAATCCCTGAGTGGAAATATGGTCGGCCTGTCGAACCCGATCTACTTCAACTTCGATCCTAACTTTTGATTGCGGCGCTGACTAATACCATCTGTTGCTATATTACTTAATCCAAAGTTAGCACAGAGTGATGGCTATAATTAGTTTATTTGCATTCACAAAACACACGTTATATGAAAGCATTGGTTTGCCTGGCTGTGGGCGCGCTCGCTTGTCAAATGAATGGTAATCCTGGTGTTCCAGATAGCACACCTATCAATAAAATACAGGTAATAGGTTCGCACAACAGTTATAAAAGAGCCATCGACCCCGCACTGTTCAAAGTGCTTATGGAAAAAGACAGCAACCGGGTAAAAGGACTGGCCTATGCGCATATTCCCATTGAAGAGCAATTGAAAATGGGATTGAATAACCTGGAGATCGATTGCTACCGGGATGAGAAAGGCGGCAAATACGCGCACCCAAAAGGGCTCGACATGGTCGCTGGTCAGGCGCCTTATGATCCCAATGGTGAAATGCTGAAACCGGGTTATAAAGTATTTCACATAGTTGATTACGATTTTCGCACCGATTCTTACACCTTTGCTGGTATTTTAACCAGGTTAAAGAACTGGTCGAAAGAACATCCGGATCACAACCCGGTGTTCATTACCCTGGAAGCAAAGGGTGGGAGTGAAGAATCCAACACAGAAAAACTGGATGTAAAAGCAATGGATGACCTGGATGCAGAGCTGGTGAAATACCTGGGAAAAGAAAACATCATTACGCCGGATGATGTACGCGGCAAATACGCCACTTTGGAAGAAGCCGTATTAAAAGATAACTGGCCTATGTTACAGGCAGCCAAAGGTAAATACCTGTTTGTGCTGGACGATCATGGCGACAAACGCGCTACTTATATGGAAGGGCATCCTTCCTTAAAAGGGCGCATTCTATTTGTGAATGCTGAACCTGGTACCCCGGAGGCGGCAGTACTGATTAGAAATGATTCTAAAGAACCCGGCATAAAAGAACTGGTGCAAAAAGGTTACATCATTCGCACCCGGGCCGATGGCGATACCAGGCAAGCTCGTGTTAATGACCGTTCTTATTTTGATGCAGCCTGCAACTCCGGGGCCCAGATAATCACCACGGATTATTATCTGAAAAGCACCTACTTCAACAGTCCTTACCAGGTTTATTTTGAAGGACAGAATAAATACATCCGGTTAAATCCGGTTAACAACGCTGAAAATTAGTGGCGATATCGTCAAACGTAAGAATTTCAGTAGATACAATGTCAGGCTTCATCAGGTGTAAAACCTTCGATGAAGCCTTTGTTGTTTCCAGGTTATTATTTGTCATCATCGTCGTCACCAGATTTAACCGGTTTCACAAATGCGGCGCGTACAGGTGTAGGCACTATGGAGTGTTCTCCTTTCACTGCTTTCCACGTAATTGCATTCATCACCTGG
The Niastella koreensis GR20-10 genome window above contains:
- a CDS encoding phosphatidylinositol-specific phospholipase C1-like protein — its product is MKALVCLAVGALACQMNGNPGVPDSTPINKIQVIGSHNSYKRAIDPALFKVLMEKDSNRVKGLAYAHIPIEEQLKMGLNNLEIDCYRDEKGGKYAHPKGLDMVAGQAPYDPNGEMLKPGYKVFHIVDYDFRTDSYTFAGILTRLKNWSKEHPDHNPVFITLEAKGGSEESNTEKLDVKAMDDLDAELVKYLGKENIITPDDVRGKYATLEEAVLKDNWPMLQAAKGKYLFVLDDHGDKRATYMEGHPSLKGRILFVNAEPGTPEAAVLIRNDSKEPGIKELVQKGYIIRTRADGDTRQARVNDRSYFDAACNSGAQIITTDYYLKSTYFNSPYQVYFEGQNKYIRLNPVNNAEN